GTTCTCCTGGAACCTGCGCAAGGCGGTCGAGCAGCGCAACTGCAGCGTGCTGGTGATCGACAGCCTTAACGGCTATGTCACGGCAATGCCACAGGAAAAGCAGCTGATGCTGCAGCTGCACGAGATGTTGTCCTACCTCAACCAGAAGGGCGTAGCGACGTTCCTGATCAATCCGCAGCATGGCCTGGTGGGCACTATGTCCACTGGCAGTCTCAATGTGTCCTATATCGCCGATGCGGTGGTGCTGTTCCGGTTCTTCGAGGCCAAGGGGCGCATCCGCAAAGCCATTTCGGTGATCAAGAACCGCGGCGGTGCGCATGAGGACACCATCCGTGAGTTGAAGATCGACGGGCGGGGCATCACCGTCAGTGCGCCGTTGGCAGACTTCCAGGGCATCCTGACCGGAACACCCGAATTCGTGGGTGACAGCGCGGTGCTGCTGGGCCAGTCCGATGCCCGATAGCGGTGAGAGCCGCACGGTTGTCCGCATCGTGGCGCCGTTTGGACGCGATGCCGACAGCATTGCTGCGGTACTGGAGGGTGCAGGGTTGGCAACGCGCATCGCGGGCAACCTGGAGGAACTGGCCGAGCAGCTGGATGATCGCACCGGCCTGGTGGTGGTGACCCAGGAAGCCTTGGTGCGAGGCGCCGATGGCGTGCTGCCTGCCTTGCAGCAGCAACCGGCTTGGTCGGATATCCCGTTCATCCTGCTGCGCTCGGCGCGGTCGTATCGCCGCTCCACCCGTGAGGAACTGTTGCCAGTTGCGATCAACGTGGTGGAGCTGGACAGGCCGCTTGGCAGCATGTCCCTGATCAGTGCCGTCCAGGGCGCACTTCGGGCCCGTGACAAGCAGTTCCTCGTGCGGGATCAGATGGCGGCGTTGGCGGACGGGCGGGCCGCGCTGGCTCGCAGTGAAACCGAGTTGCGCCTGATCGCCGATGCGATGCCGGTGCTGATCGCCTTCGTTGATCGTTCGATGTGCTTCCGTTTCGCCAACCGGGCCTATGAGACCTGGTTCGATCTCGCTACCGGCGAGGTGATCGGAAGGCACGTTCGCGAGGTGATCGGCGAAACCGTATGGCAGCAGCGCAGAGCGGCGATGGAGCGCGCGCTGGATGGCCAGGCGGCGCTCTTCGAGATCACCTGGCCACATCCACTACGTGGCCGGCGCGACTGCGAAGTGCGTTACTCGCCACGCACCGATACCGAGGGCCGGGTCGACGGATTCCACGTCTTCGTTACCGATATCACCGCCGCCAAACTGGCCCTCAGCAACAGCCAGCAGCACGCGCATGCACTGGAGGCCATGGTGGCCGAGCGCACGCGGGAGCTGGAAGCGCAGATGGCCGCACGCGAGGCCAGCGAGGCCGCGCTGCGGCAGTCGCAGAAGATGGAAGCGATCGGGCAGTTGACCGGTGGCATCGCGCACGATTTCAACAACATGCTGACTGGCATCCTGTCTGCACTGGACATCGTGCGCCTGCGCCTGGAGATGGGCCGGGTGGATGATCTGGAACGTTTCCTGGATACGGCCACCACCTCGGCGCAGCGTGCCGCCGCATTGACCCAGCGCCTGCTCGCGTTCTCGCGCAGGCAGTCGCTGGACGCGCGGCCGGTGGAGATCAACACGCTGTTGGTATCGGTGCAGCACCTGTTGCACAGCACGATCGGGGAGACGGTGCGGCTGCGTACCGAGACCTGTCCGGTGCCGCTGCATGCCACGCTGGATGCCAACCAGTTCGAAAGTGCGGTGCTGAACCTGGCCATCAATGCGCGCGACGCGATGCCTGATGGCGGCGAGCTGATCCTGCGCACTGCGGAAGCGGATGTGCATGCCGGCCAGTATCCGGCAGTGCCGGCAGGGCACTATGCGGTGGTGGCAGTTGCCGACACGGGCGCCGGCATGGCGCCGGAAGTAGTCGAGCGCGCATTCGAGCCGTTCTTCACCACCAAGCCCATCGGCAAGGGAACCGGGCTGGGCATGTCGATGGTGTATGGCTTCATGCAGCAGTCCGGTGGTCACATCGCGATCGAATCGCGCTTGGGTGAGGGCACCACCATCTCCCTGTTCATTCCGCTGGTGGAGGTCGCGGCCAGCGAAGCAGTGGCCGCTCCGGCCAAGGACATTCCGCTCGGCGCTGGCCAGTCGATCCTGGTGGTTGAGGATGATGAGCAGGTGCGCATGCTGGTCACGGTGGTGCTTGAGGAGCTGGGGTACCAGGCCCAGGTGGTGGGCGATGCGGACGCCGCGCTTCCGATCCTGACTTCGGACCAATGCATCGATCTGTTGATCACCGACGTCGGCCTGCCTGGGCTCAATGGCCGCCAGCTCGCTGAAATAGCCCGTCACTCGCGGCCCACTTTGCCAGTGCTGTTCATGACCGGCTACGCGGAGAAGGCGCAGGAGCGCTCGTCCTTCCTCGATGCGGGCATGGCGATGATCGCCAAGCCGTTCCTGCTTGACGAGTTCAGTGCAGCGGTTCGCGCCGCGATGCCTGAAACGGCAGGTGGCAATTCGTAGAGTCTGGCCTGCTCGACGGGTTGTGTGCAGAGCCGAGCCATGCTCGGCTGTTCTTTCCCGACTGGAGTCGCATCCGCTGGTCGAGCAAGCTCGACACTATCCGCACAGCGACGATTCCCGCACTACCAGCTTCACCGGGATGCTCTGGCTGTCCACCGGCTGCCGGCCGATCAGGGCCAGCAGGCGCTCCACCAGCAGCTGCCCGGCCTGCTTGGTGTCCTGCTGCACGGTGGTCAGCGCCGGGGACACCGAAGCCGCCAGCGGGATGTCGTCGAAGCCGGTTACTGCCACGTCCTGCGGCACCCGCCGGCCAGCCTCGCGCAGGGCGCGCATCGCGCCGATGGCGATCAGGTCGCTGGCCGCGCAGATCGCATCGATCGGCTCGCCGCGCGCCAGCAGTGCCTGGCAGGCCTCCTGGCCGGAGGCTTCAGTGGTGATCGCATCGTGCTGCAGCGCCGGTTCGGCGGCCAGGCCGTGTTCCTGCAGGGCCGCGACATGGCCGCGGTAGCGCTCCTGGAATTCGGGGTAGTGGCTGGAGGCATGGCCGAGGAAGGCGATGCGGCGGCAGCCCTGCTGCAGCAGGTGGGTGGTGATGTCGTGCCCGCCCTGGAAGTTGTCGCTGCCGATCGACACGCCGGGCTGGCCGGGCAGGGCGGCGCCCCAGCGCACGAAGTGCGTGCCCTGTTCGACCAGCCGCTGCAGGCGGTCGCGCGATTCGTGGTAGTCACCGTAGCCAAGCAGGATGATGCCGTCGGCCTTGTTGCTGTCCTCGTAATCGGCCTGCCAATCGGTGGACAGCTGCTGGAACGAGACCAGCAGGTCCTGCCCATGCAGGGCGCAGGCACGGGTGATCGAGCCGAGCATCGAGTGGAAGAAGGGGTTGATCAGCGAGTCGTCGTTGGTCGGGTCCTCGAAGAACAGCAGGGCCAGCGTGCCGGCATTGCGCAGTCGCAGGCTGGAGGCGTTCTTGTCGACCTTGTAATTCAGCTCGCGGGCGATGCGCAGGATGCGCTCGCGGGTCTCGGCGTTGACCATCGGGCTGCCTCGCAGGGCGCGCGACACGGTCGGCTGGGAGACCCCGGCCAGGTGGGCGATGTCCAGGGAGGTGGCTTTGCCTTTGATGGTCATGGGCACGCGGAAGGGGGCAGGGTGGATGGTGCCCGGGCATGATGCCATGGGCCGACGCGGATGCCCTTCCCGATGTCCGCCGAGGCGGGGGTAAGTCATTGCCGGACAAGGAAATCAGCCCAAACCTCCGGTGCCACCGGGGTCTTCTGGCCGGGCGGATGGCGGCGGCAATGCTAAGATGCATCGTTCTCGCACTCCCCAAAATTTCAACAGGGGCTGCCCCGCGTACTGCACCCCCGGCCGGGGCTGTGCTATCACTGGTGGTCTGCCCCTGGACAACGGACGAAGGTACCTATGGCGCGCGGCATCAACAAAGTCATCCTGGTCGGCAATCTCGGCAACGACCCGGACGTGAAGTACACCCAGGGCGGCATGGCGATCACCCGCATCAGCCTGGCCACCACCAGCGTCCGCAAGGACAAGGATGGCAACCAGCAGGAGCGCACCGAATGGCACCGCGTGGTGTTCTTCGGCAAGCTCGGCGAGATCGCCGGCGAGTACCTGCGCAAGGGCAGCTCGGTCTACGTCGAAGGCAGCCTGCGCTACGACAAGTACACCGGCCAGGACGGCGTGGAGAAGTACTCCACCGACATCATCGCCGATGAAATGCAGATGCTGGGCGGCCGCGGTGAAGGCGGCGGTGGTGGTGGTGGCAACTACGGCGGCGATCGTCCGCAGCGCCAGCAGGCGCCGCGCCAGGAGTACGGTGGCGGTGGCCAGCGTGGTGGCCAGCGTGGTGGCCAGGGCGGTGGCTATGGCAACCAGGGCGGCAACCAGGGTGGCGGTTACGGCAACCAGGGTGGCAACCAGCGCCCGCAGCCGCAGCAGGCGCCGCCGATGGACGACTTCGCTGACGACGATATTCCGTTCTGATCGGACGCTCGCCTGCAGCAGAAAAGAAAGCCCCGCTCATGCGGGGCTTTTCTTTGTCCGCGATCCCTGCGGAGTTGTGCCCCGCAGCATTGATTTTCGTGCACCGCGACTTGCAAACAGGCAATTTCCTCCCCTATGGTGCAATCGATTGCATTGCTGTGAATCGTTGCGTTTGATACCGGTTGGGAGGCCGGCAGGTGGATGTCCATCCATTCGATCAGACCGGCCCCGGCGATAGGGCTCACGCGGCGCGATGCGTTGCGCCTTGCGGTTGCTGGCGGTATTGGCCTGGGGGCCGCAGGCGTGCTCCCCGTATTCGCCGCCGATGCGCCGCTCAAGGGCAACCTGAAGCACTCCGTGGCCCGTTGGACCTTCCCGCAGCTGTCGGTCACCCAGCTCTGCGCGACGGTGAAGGACATCGGTTTTGCCGCCATCGACCTGGTCGGCCCGGAAGACTGGCCGATGCTGAAGGCCCATGGC
This portion of the Stenotrophomonas sp. WZN-1 genome encodes:
- a CDS encoding PAS domain-containing sensor histidine kinase, with the translated sequence MPDSGESRTVVRIVAPFGRDADSIAAVLEGAGLATRIAGNLEELAEQLDDRTGLVVVTQEALVRGADGVLPALQQQPAWSDIPFILLRSARSYRRSTREELLPVAINVVELDRPLGSMSLISAVQGALRARDKQFLVRDQMAALADGRAALARSETELRLIADAMPVLIAFVDRSMCFRFANRAYETWFDLATGEVIGRHVREVIGETVWQQRRAAMERALDGQAALFEITWPHPLRGRRDCEVRYSPRTDTEGRVDGFHVFVTDITAAKLALSNSQQHAHALEAMVAERTRELEAQMAAREASEAALRQSQKMEAIGQLTGGIAHDFNNMLTGILSALDIVRLRLEMGRVDDLERFLDTATTSAQRAAALTQRLLAFSRRQSLDARPVEINTLLVSVQHLLHSTIGETVRLRTETCPVPLHATLDANQFESAVLNLAINARDAMPDGGELILRTAEADVHAGQYPAVPAGHYAVVAVADTGAGMAPEVVERAFEPFFTTKPIGKGTGLGMSMVYGFMQQSGGHIAIESRLGEGTTISLFIPLVEVAASEAVAAPAKDIPLGAGQSILVVEDDEQVRMLVTVVLEELGYQAQVVGDADAALPILTSDQCIDLLITDVGLPGLNGRQLAEIARHSRPTLPVLFMTGYAEKAQERSSFLDAGMAMIAKPFLLDEFSAAVRAAMPETAGGNS
- a CDS encoding LacI family DNA-binding transcriptional regulator, with protein sequence MTIKGKATSLDIAHLAGVSQPTVSRALRGSPMVNAETRERILRIARELNYKVDKNASSLRLRNAGTLALLFFEDPTNDDSLINPFFHSMLGSITRACALHGQDLLVSFQQLSTDWQADYEDSNKADGIILLGYGDYHESRDRLQRLVEQGTHFVRWGAALPGQPGVSIGSDNFQGGHDITTHLLQQGCRRIAFLGHASSHYPEFQERYRGHVAALQEHGLAAEPALQHDAITTEASGQEACQALLARGEPIDAICAASDLIAIGAMRALREAGRRVPQDVAVTGFDDIPLAASVSPALTTVQQDTKQAGQLLVERLLALIGRQPVDSQSIPVKLVVRESSLCG
- a CDS encoding single-stranded DNA-binding protein, which translates into the protein MARGINKVILVGNLGNDPDVKYTQGGMAITRISLATTSVRKDKDGNQQERTEWHRVVFFGKLGEIAGEYLRKGSSVYVEGSLRYDKYTGQDGVEKYSTDIIADEMQMLGGRGEGGGGGGGNYGGDRPQRQQAPRQEYGGGGQRGGQRGGQGGGYGNQGGNQGGGYGNQGGNQRPQPQQAPPMDDFADDDIPF